One Phoenix dactylifera cultivar Barhee BC4 unplaced genomic scaffold, palm_55x_up_171113_PBpolish2nd_filt_p 000085F, whole genome shotgun sequence DNA segment encodes these proteins:
- the LOC103706191 gene encoding cysteine-rich receptor-like protein kinase 10 isoform X5, protein MKPRTFLESLMKRIFRRRDRAEAKEEEDLEAIAAKEQKMFKYETLMAATRNFSPKQRLGEGGFGPVFKGRLEDGREVAVKRLGRGSRQGGREFTNEAMLLSRVQHRNVVNLYGYCSHADERLLVYEYVPNESLDKLLFSRRGGGDEPEVGRRRVELMDWKRRYEVIVGVARGLLYLHEDAHTPIIHRDIKASNILLDDRWVPKIADFGMARLFPEDLTHVNTRVAGTNGYMAPEYVMHGSLSAKADVFSFGVLVLELISGQKNSSFVPNAEADSLLEWAWKLFKKGRSLEMMDPTMRSTAVTEQVAMCVHIGLLCTQSDPKLRPHMKRVVVILSKKPSTLEEPLRPGILGSRYRRRAHGTRGSSYSLGESSSGTTSASNSTSTYASTSNLNNTATTSTPTTARSQTPHSEQHSIEH, encoded by the exons ATGAAACCGCGGACATTTCTGGAGAGCCTCATGAAGCGCATCTTTCGTCGTCGTGATCGAG CAGAggcgaaagaggaggaggacttGGAGGCGATCGCGGCCAAGGAGCAAAAGATGTTCAAGTACGAGACGCTGATGGCTGCCACCCGTAATTTCAGCCCCAAGCAGAGGCTCGGAGAGGGCGGATTCGGACCGGTTTTTAAG GGGAGGTTGGAGGATGGGAGAGAGGTGGCGGTGAAGAGGCTGGGTCGGGGGTCGAGGCAGGGGGGGAGGGAGTTCACGAACGAGGCGATGCTGCTGTCGCGGGTGCAGCATCGGAACGTGGTCAATCTCTACGGCTACTGCTCCCACGCCGACGAAAGGCTCCTCGTCTACGAGTACGTCCCCAACGAGAGCCTCGACAAGCTCCTCTTCTCCCGCC gaggaggaggagatgaaccGGAGGTTGGCCGGCGGCGGGTGGAGCTGATGGACTGGAAGCGGCGGTATGAGGTGATCGTGGGGGTGGCGCGGGGGCTGCTGTACCTGCACGAGGACGCGCACACACCCATCATCCACAGGGACATCAAGGCGAGCAACATCCTGCTGGACGACCGGTGGGTCCCCAAGATCGCCGACTTCGGCATGGCCCGCCTCTTCCCGGAGGACCTCACCCATGTCAACACCCGTGTCGCCGGCACCAATGGCTACATGGCGCCCGAGTACGTCATGCATGGATCCCTCTCTGCCAAGGCCGACGTCTTCAGCTTTGGCGTCCTCGTCCTCGAGCTCATCTCCGGCCAGAAGAATTCCTCCTTCGTCCCCAACGCCGAAGCTGACAGCCTTCTGGAATGG GCTTGGAAGCTCTTCAAGAAGGGGCGGAGTCTGGAGATGATGGACCCTACCATGAGATCCACAGCAGTCACAGAGCAAGTTGCGATGTGTGTGCACATAGGGCTCCTTTGCACTCAGTCAGACCCCAAGCTGAGGCCTCACATGAAGAGGGTGGTGGTGATTCTGTCGAAAAAGCCAAGTACACTAGAAGAGCCCCTCAGGCCTGGCATCCTTGGTTCCAGGTACCGGAGAAGAGCTCATGGGACCCGAGGTTCCAGCTACTCCTTGGGTGAATCCTCATCAGGCACGACCTCTGCCTCCAACTCTACTTCTACCTATGCCTCCACTTCCAACTTAAACAACACAGCTACCACCTCTACACCCACCACTGCAAGAAGCCAGACACCACATTCAGAACAACACTCTATAGAACACTag
- the LOC103706191 gene encoding cysteine-rich receptor-like protein kinase 10 isoform X3: protein MKPRTFLESLMKRIFRRRDRAEAKEEEDLEAIAAKEQKMFKYETLMAATRNFSPKQRLGEGGFGPVFKGRLEDGREVAVKRLGRGSRQGGREFTNEAMLLSRVQHRNVVNLYGYCSHADERLLVYEYVPNESLDKLLFSRRGGGGDEPEVGRRRVELMDWKRRYEVIVGVARGLLYLHEDAHTPIIHRDIKASNILLDDRWVPKIADFGMARLFPEDLTHVNTRVAGTNGYMAPEYVMHGSLSAKADVFSFGVLVLELISGQKNSSFVPNAEADSLLEWAWKLFKKGRSLEMMDPTMRSTAVTEQVAMCVHIGLLCTQSDPKLRPHMKRVVVILSKKPSTLEEPLRPGILGSRYRRRAHGTRGSSYSLGESSSGTTSASNSTSTYASTSNLNNTATTSTPTTARSQTPHSEQHSIEH, encoded by the exons ATGAAACCGCGGACATTTCTGGAGAGCCTCATGAAGCGCATCTTTCGTCGTCGTGATCGAG CAGAggcgaaagaggaggaggacttGGAGGCGATCGCGGCCAAGGAGCAAAAGATGTTCAAGTACGAGACGCTGATGGCTGCCACCCGTAATTTCAGCCCCAAGCAGAGGCTCGGAGAGGGCGGATTCGGACCGGTTTTTAAG GGGAGGTTGGAGGATGGGAGAGAGGTGGCGGTGAAGAGGCTGGGTCGGGGGTCGAGGCAGGGGGGGAGGGAGTTCACGAACGAGGCGATGCTGCTGTCGCGGGTGCAGCATCGGAACGTGGTCAATCTCTACGGCTACTGCTCCCACGCCGACGAAAGGCTCCTCGTCTACGAGTACGTCCCCAACGAGAGCCTCGACAAGCTCCTCTTCTCCCGCC gaggaggaggaggagatgaaccGGAGGTTGGCCGGCGGCGGGTGGAGCTGATGGACTGGAAGCGGCGGTATGAGGTGATCGTGGGGGTGGCGCGGGGGCTGCTGTACCTGCACGAGGACGCGCACACACCCATCATCCACAGGGACATCAAGGCGAGCAACATCCTGCTGGACGACCGGTGGGTCCCCAAGATCGCCGACTTCGGCATGGCCCGCCTCTTCCCGGAGGACCTCACCCATGTCAACACCCGTGTCGCCGGCACCAATGGCTACATGGCGCCCGAGTACGTCATGCATGGATCCCTCTCTGCCAAGGCCGACGTCTTCAGCTTTGGCGTCCTCGTCCTCGAGCTCATCTCCGGCCAGAAGAATTCCTCCTTCGTCCCCAACGCCGAAGCTGACAGCCTTCTGGAATGG GCTTGGAAGCTCTTCAAGAAGGGGCGGAGTCTGGAGATGATGGACCCTACCATGAGATCCACAGCAGTCACAGAGCAAGTTGCGATGTGTGTGCACATAGGGCTCCTTTGCACTCAGTCAGACCCCAAGCTGAGGCCTCACATGAAGAGGGTGGTGGTGATTCTGTCGAAAAAGCCAAGTACACTAGAAGAGCCCCTCAGGCCTGGCATCCTTGGTTCCAGGTACCGGAGAAGAGCTCATGGGACCCGAGGTTCCAGCTACTCCTTGGGTGAATCCTCATCAGGCACGACCTCTGCCTCCAACTCTACTTCTACCTATGCCTCCACTTCCAACTTAAACAACACAGCTACCACCTCTACACCCACCACTGCAAGAAGCCAGACACCACATTCAGAACAACACTCTATAGAACACTag
- the LOC103706191 gene encoding cysteine-rich receptor-like protein kinase 10 isoform X4: MKPRTFLESLMKRIFRRRDREAKEEEDLEAIAAKEQKMFKYETLMAATRNFSPKQRLGEGGFGPVFKGRLEDGREVAVKRLGRGSRQGGREFTNEAMLLSRVQHRNVVNLYGYCSHADERLLVYEYVPNESLDKLLFSRRGGGGDEPEVGRRRVELMDWKRRYEVIVGVARGLLYLHEDAHTPIIHRDIKASNILLDDRWVPKIADFGMARLFPEDLTHVNTRVAGTNGYMAPEYVMHGSLSAKADVFSFGVLVLELISGQKNSSFVPNAEADSLLEWAWKLFKKGRSLEMMDPTMRSTAVTEQVAMCVHIGLLCTQSDPKLRPHMKRVVVILSKKPSTLEEPLRPGILGSRYRRRAHGTRGSSYSLGESSSGTTSASNSTSTYASTSNLNNTATTSTPTTARSQTPHSEQHSIEH, from the exons ATGAAACCGCGGACATTTCTGGAGAGCCTCATGAAGCGCATCTTTCGTCGTCGTGATCGAG AggcgaaagaggaggaggacttGGAGGCGATCGCGGCCAAGGAGCAAAAGATGTTCAAGTACGAGACGCTGATGGCTGCCACCCGTAATTTCAGCCCCAAGCAGAGGCTCGGAGAGGGCGGATTCGGACCGGTTTTTAAG GGGAGGTTGGAGGATGGGAGAGAGGTGGCGGTGAAGAGGCTGGGTCGGGGGTCGAGGCAGGGGGGGAGGGAGTTCACGAACGAGGCGATGCTGCTGTCGCGGGTGCAGCATCGGAACGTGGTCAATCTCTACGGCTACTGCTCCCACGCCGACGAAAGGCTCCTCGTCTACGAGTACGTCCCCAACGAGAGCCTCGACAAGCTCCTCTTCTCCCGCC gaggaggaggaggagatgaaccGGAGGTTGGCCGGCGGCGGGTGGAGCTGATGGACTGGAAGCGGCGGTATGAGGTGATCGTGGGGGTGGCGCGGGGGCTGCTGTACCTGCACGAGGACGCGCACACACCCATCATCCACAGGGACATCAAGGCGAGCAACATCCTGCTGGACGACCGGTGGGTCCCCAAGATCGCCGACTTCGGCATGGCCCGCCTCTTCCCGGAGGACCTCACCCATGTCAACACCCGTGTCGCCGGCACCAATGGCTACATGGCGCCCGAGTACGTCATGCATGGATCCCTCTCTGCCAAGGCCGACGTCTTCAGCTTTGGCGTCCTCGTCCTCGAGCTCATCTCCGGCCAGAAGAATTCCTCCTTCGTCCCCAACGCCGAAGCTGACAGCCTTCTGGAATGG GCTTGGAAGCTCTTCAAGAAGGGGCGGAGTCTGGAGATGATGGACCCTACCATGAGATCCACAGCAGTCACAGAGCAAGTTGCGATGTGTGTGCACATAGGGCTCCTTTGCACTCAGTCAGACCCCAAGCTGAGGCCTCACATGAAGAGGGTGGTGGTGATTCTGTCGAAAAAGCCAAGTACACTAGAAGAGCCCCTCAGGCCTGGCATCCTTGGTTCCAGGTACCGGAGAAGAGCTCATGGGACCCGAGGTTCCAGCTACTCCTTGGGTGAATCCTCATCAGGCACGACCTCTGCCTCCAACTCTACTTCTACCTATGCCTCCACTTCCAACTTAAACAACACAGCTACCACCTCTACACCCACCACTGCAAGAAGCCAGACACCACATTCAGAACAACACTCTATAGAACACTag
- the LOC103706191 gene encoding cysteine-rich receptor-like protein kinase 10 isoform X6 produces the protein MFKYETLMAATRNFSPKQRLGEGGFGPVFKGRLEDGREVAVKRLGRGSRQGGREFTNEAMLLSRVQHRNVVNLYGYCSHADERLLVYEYVPNESLDKLLFSRRGGGGGDEPEVGRRRVELMDWKRRYEVIVGVARGLLYLHEDAHTPIIHRDIKASNILLDDRWVPKIADFGMARLFPEDLTHVNTRVAGTNGYMAPEYVMHGSLSAKADVFSFGVLVLELISGQKNSSFVPNAEADSLLEWAWKLFKKGRSLEMMDPTMRSTAVTEQVAMCVHIGLLCTQSDPKLRPHMKRVVVILSKKPSTLEEPLRPGILGSRYRRRAHGTRGSSYSLGESSSGTTSASNSTSTYASTSNLNNTATTSTPTTARSQTPHSEQHSIEH, from the exons ATGTTCAAGTACGAGACGCTGATGGCTGCCACCCGTAATTTCAGCCCCAAGCAGAGGCTCGGAGAGGGCGGATTCGGACCGGTTTTTAAG GGGAGGTTGGAGGATGGGAGAGAGGTGGCGGTGAAGAGGCTGGGTCGGGGGTCGAGGCAGGGGGGGAGGGAGTTCACGAACGAGGCGATGCTGCTGTCGCGGGTGCAGCATCGGAACGTGGTCAATCTCTACGGCTACTGCTCCCACGCCGACGAAAGGCTCCTCGTCTACGAGTACGTCCCCAACGAGAGCCTCGACAAGCTCCTCTTCTCCCGCC gaggaggaggaggaggagatgaaccGGAGGTTGGCCGGCGGCGGGTGGAGCTGATGGACTGGAAGCGGCGGTATGAGGTGATCGTGGGGGTGGCGCGGGGGCTGCTGTACCTGCACGAGGACGCGCACACACCCATCATCCACAGGGACATCAAGGCGAGCAACATCCTGCTGGACGACCGGTGGGTCCCCAAGATCGCCGACTTCGGCATGGCCCGCCTCTTCCCGGAGGACCTCACCCATGTCAACACCCGTGTCGCCGGCACCAATGGCTACATGGCGCCCGAGTACGTCATGCATGGATCCCTCTCTGCCAAGGCCGACGTCTTCAGCTTTGGCGTCCTCGTCCTCGAGCTCATCTCCGGCCAGAAGAATTCCTCCTTCGTCCCCAACGCCGAAGCTGACAGCCTTCTGGAATGG GCTTGGAAGCTCTTCAAGAAGGGGCGGAGTCTGGAGATGATGGACCCTACCATGAGATCCACAGCAGTCACAGAGCAAGTTGCGATGTGTGTGCACATAGGGCTCCTTTGCACTCAGTCAGACCCCAAGCTGAGGCCTCACATGAAGAGGGTGGTGGTGATTCTGTCGAAAAAGCCAAGTACACTAGAAGAGCCCCTCAGGCCTGGCATCCTTGGTTCCAGGTACCGGAGAAGAGCTCATGGGACCCGAGGTTCCAGCTACTCCTTGGGTGAATCCTCATCAGGCACGACCTCTGCCTCCAACTCTACTTCTACCTATGCCTCCACTTCCAACTTAAACAACACAGCTACCACCTCTACACCCACCACTGCAAGAAGCCAGACACCACATTCAGAACAACACTCTATAGAACACTag
- the LOC103706191 gene encoding cysteine-rich receptor-like protein kinase 10 isoform X1, with product MKPRTFLESLMKRIFRRRDRAEAKEEEDLEAIAAKEQKMFKYETLMAATRNFSPKQRLGEGGFGPVFKGRLEDGREVAVKRLGRGSRQGGREFTNEAMLLSRVQHRNVVNLYGYCSHADERLLVYEYVPNESLDKLLFSRRGGGGGDEPEVGRRRVELMDWKRRYEVIVGVARGLLYLHEDAHTPIIHRDIKASNILLDDRWVPKIADFGMARLFPEDLTHVNTRVAGTNGYMAPEYVMHGSLSAKADVFSFGVLVLELISGQKNSSFVPNAEADSLLEWAWKLFKKGRSLEMMDPTMRSTAVTEQVAMCVHIGLLCTQSDPKLRPHMKRVVVILSKKPSTLEEPLRPGILGSRYRRRAHGTRGSSYSLGESSSGTTSASNSTSTYASTSNLNNTATTSTPTTARSQTPHSEQHSIEH from the exons ATGAAACCGCGGACATTTCTGGAGAGCCTCATGAAGCGCATCTTTCGTCGTCGTGATCGAG CAGAggcgaaagaggaggaggacttGGAGGCGATCGCGGCCAAGGAGCAAAAGATGTTCAAGTACGAGACGCTGATGGCTGCCACCCGTAATTTCAGCCCCAAGCAGAGGCTCGGAGAGGGCGGATTCGGACCGGTTTTTAAG GGGAGGTTGGAGGATGGGAGAGAGGTGGCGGTGAAGAGGCTGGGTCGGGGGTCGAGGCAGGGGGGGAGGGAGTTCACGAACGAGGCGATGCTGCTGTCGCGGGTGCAGCATCGGAACGTGGTCAATCTCTACGGCTACTGCTCCCACGCCGACGAAAGGCTCCTCGTCTACGAGTACGTCCCCAACGAGAGCCTCGACAAGCTCCTCTTCTCCCGCC gaggaggaggaggaggagatgaaccGGAGGTTGGCCGGCGGCGGGTGGAGCTGATGGACTGGAAGCGGCGGTATGAGGTGATCGTGGGGGTGGCGCGGGGGCTGCTGTACCTGCACGAGGACGCGCACACACCCATCATCCACAGGGACATCAAGGCGAGCAACATCCTGCTGGACGACCGGTGGGTCCCCAAGATCGCCGACTTCGGCATGGCCCGCCTCTTCCCGGAGGACCTCACCCATGTCAACACCCGTGTCGCCGGCACCAATGGCTACATGGCGCCCGAGTACGTCATGCATGGATCCCTCTCTGCCAAGGCCGACGTCTTCAGCTTTGGCGTCCTCGTCCTCGAGCTCATCTCCGGCCAGAAGAATTCCTCCTTCGTCCCCAACGCCGAAGCTGACAGCCTTCTGGAATGG GCTTGGAAGCTCTTCAAGAAGGGGCGGAGTCTGGAGATGATGGACCCTACCATGAGATCCACAGCAGTCACAGAGCAAGTTGCGATGTGTGTGCACATAGGGCTCCTTTGCACTCAGTCAGACCCCAAGCTGAGGCCTCACATGAAGAGGGTGGTGGTGATTCTGTCGAAAAAGCCAAGTACACTAGAAGAGCCCCTCAGGCCTGGCATCCTTGGTTCCAGGTACCGGAGAAGAGCTCATGGGACCCGAGGTTCCAGCTACTCCTTGGGTGAATCCTCATCAGGCACGACCTCTGCCTCCAACTCTACTTCTACCTATGCCTCCACTTCCAACTTAAACAACACAGCTACCACCTCTACACCCACCACTGCAAGAAGCCAGACACCACATTCAGAACAACACTCTATAGAACACTag
- the LOC103706191 gene encoding cysteine-rich receptor-like protein kinase 10 isoform X2 has product MKPRTFLESLMKRIFRRRDREAKEEEDLEAIAAKEQKMFKYETLMAATRNFSPKQRLGEGGFGPVFKGRLEDGREVAVKRLGRGSRQGGREFTNEAMLLSRVQHRNVVNLYGYCSHADERLLVYEYVPNESLDKLLFSRRGGGGGDEPEVGRRRVELMDWKRRYEVIVGVARGLLYLHEDAHTPIIHRDIKASNILLDDRWVPKIADFGMARLFPEDLTHVNTRVAGTNGYMAPEYVMHGSLSAKADVFSFGVLVLELISGQKNSSFVPNAEADSLLEWAWKLFKKGRSLEMMDPTMRSTAVTEQVAMCVHIGLLCTQSDPKLRPHMKRVVVILSKKPSTLEEPLRPGILGSRYRRRAHGTRGSSYSLGESSSGTTSASNSTSTYASTSNLNNTATTSTPTTARSQTPHSEQHSIEH; this is encoded by the exons ATGAAACCGCGGACATTTCTGGAGAGCCTCATGAAGCGCATCTTTCGTCGTCGTGATCGAG AggcgaaagaggaggaggacttGGAGGCGATCGCGGCCAAGGAGCAAAAGATGTTCAAGTACGAGACGCTGATGGCTGCCACCCGTAATTTCAGCCCCAAGCAGAGGCTCGGAGAGGGCGGATTCGGACCGGTTTTTAAG GGGAGGTTGGAGGATGGGAGAGAGGTGGCGGTGAAGAGGCTGGGTCGGGGGTCGAGGCAGGGGGGGAGGGAGTTCACGAACGAGGCGATGCTGCTGTCGCGGGTGCAGCATCGGAACGTGGTCAATCTCTACGGCTACTGCTCCCACGCCGACGAAAGGCTCCTCGTCTACGAGTACGTCCCCAACGAGAGCCTCGACAAGCTCCTCTTCTCCCGCC gaggaggaggaggaggagatgaaccGGAGGTTGGCCGGCGGCGGGTGGAGCTGATGGACTGGAAGCGGCGGTATGAGGTGATCGTGGGGGTGGCGCGGGGGCTGCTGTACCTGCACGAGGACGCGCACACACCCATCATCCACAGGGACATCAAGGCGAGCAACATCCTGCTGGACGACCGGTGGGTCCCCAAGATCGCCGACTTCGGCATGGCCCGCCTCTTCCCGGAGGACCTCACCCATGTCAACACCCGTGTCGCCGGCACCAATGGCTACATGGCGCCCGAGTACGTCATGCATGGATCCCTCTCTGCCAAGGCCGACGTCTTCAGCTTTGGCGTCCTCGTCCTCGAGCTCATCTCCGGCCAGAAGAATTCCTCCTTCGTCCCCAACGCCGAAGCTGACAGCCTTCTGGAATGG GCTTGGAAGCTCTTCAAGAAGGGGCGGAGTCTGGAGATGATGGACCCTACCATGAGATCCACAGCAGTCACAGAGCAAGTTGCGATGTGTGTGCACATAGGGCTCCTTTGCACTCAGTCAGACCCCAAGCTGAGGCCTCACATGAAGAGGGTGGTGGTGATTCTGTCGAAAAAGCCAAGTACACTAGAAGAGCCCCTCAGGCCTGGCATCCTTGGTTCCAGGTACCGGAGAAGAGCTCATGGGACCCGAGGTTCCAGCTACTCCTTGGGTGAATCCTCATCAGGCACGACCTCTGCCTCCAACTCTACTTCTACCTATGCCTCCACTTCCAACTTAAACAACACAGCTACCACCTCTACACCCACCACTGCAAGAAGCCAGACACCACATTCAGAACAACACTCTATAGAACACTag